One Kitasatospora sp. MAP12-44 DNA segment encodes these proteins:
- a CDS encoding UDP-glucose/GDP-mannose dehydrogenase family protein, which translates to MRVSVIGCGHLGAPHAAAMAELGHEVVGVELDPAKAAQLATGKAWFYEEGLDGLLARHVAGGRLRFTEDIREAAEFADVHFLAVGTPLAQGGQGYDMSQLIAACQALAPHLTRPSLIIGKSTVTVGTVAKITEVFQRLAPAGTAEVSWNPEFLREGHAIEDTLTPDRIVIGLTSERAERTVREVYAPILAGGVELIVTDPQTAEMIKSAANSFLAMKISYINAMSDVCALTGADVNTLAYALGVDARIGHGGMRPGIGYGGGCLPKDVRAFTHRIGELGARNAHQLLEAVDAVNRARPVQAADLVARACDGTLAGRRIAVLGASFKAGTDDLRDSPALNLAELLHRRGALPVVYDPQAGEALARSHPEFVHATSALDAIRGAQAVVIGTEWPQFTKDPELPAAAALLAARRVVIDVRNAVDTEVWQRAGWQVWQLGRPTRHPVE; encoded by the coding sequence ATGCGCGTATCAGTCATCGGCTGCGGGCATCTGGGGGCCCCGCACGCCGCCGCCATGGCGGAACTCGGCCACGAGGTGGTCGGCGTCGAGCTGGACCCGGCCAAGGCCGCCCAGCTCGCCACCGGAAAGGCGTGGTTCTACGAGGAGGGCCTGGACGGGCTCCTCGCCCGCCATGTCGCCGGTGGGCGGCTGAGGTTCACCGAGGACATCCGCGAGGCCGCCGAGTTCGCGGACGTCCACTTTCTCGCCGTCGGAACCCCCCTCGCCCAGGGCGGACAGGGCTACGACATGAGCCAGCTGATCGCCGCCTGCCAGGCCCTGGCGCCGCACCTGACGCGACCCAGTCTGATCATCGGCAAGTCCACGGTCACGGTCGGCACCGTCGCCAAGATCACCGAGGTCTTTCAGCGCCTGGCACCGGCCGGCACCGCCGAGGTCTCCTGGAACCCGGAGTTCCTTCGCGAGGGCCACGCGATCGAGGACACCCTGACCCCGGACCGCATCGTCATCGGTCTCACCTCCGAGCGGGCCGAGCGCACCGTGCGCGAGGTGTACGCGCCGATCCTGGCCGGCGGTGTCGAACTGATCGTCACCGATCCGCAGACGGCCGAGATGATCAAGTCTGCGGCGAACTCCTTCCTCGCGATGAAGATCTCCTACATCAATGCGATGAGCGACGTGTGTGCCCTGACCGGGGCCGACGTCAACACGCTCGCCTACGCGCTGGGCGTGGACGCCCGGATCGGCCATGGCGGCATGCGGCCCGGCATCGGATACGGCGGCGGCTGCCTGCCCAAGGACGTGCGGGCCTTCACCCACCGCATCGGCGAACTGGGTGCCCGCAACGCCCACCAGCTGCTTGAGGCCGTCGACGCGGTGAACCGCGCCCGCCCGGTCCAGGCCGCCGACCTGGTGGCCCGGGCGTGCGACGGCACCCTTGCCGGTCGGCGGATCGCCGTCCTCGGCGCGTCCTTCAAGGCCGGCACCGACGACCTGCGCGACTCCCCGGCGCTGAACCTGGCCGAGCTGCTGCACCGTCGCGGCGCCTTGCCGGTGGTCTACGACCCTCAGGCCGGCGAGGCCCTCGCCAGGAGTCACCCCGAGTTCGTCCACGCCACCTCGGCGCTGGACGCGATCCGGGGCGCACAGGCGGTCGTGATCGGTACCGAGTGGCCCCAGTTCACCAAGGACCCCGAACTCCCGGCCGCGGCGGCGCTGCTGGCGGCACGACGGGTGGTCATCGATGTGCGCAACGCCGTCGACACCGAGGTGTGGCAGCGCGCCGGCTGGCAGGTCTGGCAGCTCGGACGCCCCACGAGACACCCCGTCGAATAG
- a CDS encoding glycosyltransferase: MTGWPAAPALVAPRRQLPPQPAPPRVKVLHVITRFWAGAGGNTLMTAVGMDPQVYEVWVAGVPGGDLWERARAAGVRTVEIPGFREVLTPADLLVLCRLIRLIRRERFSVVHTHSAKGGFLGRFAAGACRTPVVVHTFHGLSFHDRMPRGRRALYRRLERLPRRFTDVFLAVAPQLAREVVEQRLAPPGRVRVVPSAVDLEDIPADYDPAARWELGVPESVALVGTIGRIDRQKAPLDFVRMAAAVHAEHPDTAFVMVGGGPLEDDVRGLAAELGVPVQLVGYRPDAARLVAGLDVFVVASLYEGLGRALTEALAAARPVAATCVNGIPDLVEPGATGLLSAPGDPAALARAVGWLLDHPEQASAMGRQGRARVRATFDPAAMCAAIDHCYRHLLGLPTVSPDRP; the protein is encoded by the coding sequence ATGACCGGCTGGCCTGCCGCCCCGGCGCTGGTTGCCCCCCGCAGGCAGCTGCCGCCCCAGCCCGCCCCACCCCGGGTGAAGGTGCTGCACGTGATCACCCGGTTCTGGGCGGGCGCGGGCGGCAACACGCTGATGACGGCCGTCGGCATGGATCCGCAGGTGTACGAGGTCTGGGTCGCCGGGGTGCCCGGTGGCGACCTGTGGGAGCGGGCCCGGGCGGCCGGTGTGCGGACCGTGGAGATCCCGGGCTTTCGCGAAGTGCTCACCCCGGCCGACCTCTTGGTGCTGTGCCGGCTGATCCGGCTGATCCGGCGCGAGCGGTTCTCCGTCGTGCACACTCATTCGGCGAAGGGCGGCTTCCTGGGGCGGTTCGCCGCCGGCGCCTGCCGGACGCCGGTCGTGGTCCACACCTTCCACGGCCTCAGCTTCCACGACCGGATGCCGCGTGGCCGGCGGGCGCTCTACCGCCGCTTGGAGCGGCTGCCGCGCCGGTTCACGGACGTCTTCCTCGCGGTCGCCCCGCAGCTGGCCCGGGAGGTGGTCGAGCAGCGGCTCGCGCCACCCGGGCGGGTACGGGTGGTGCCCTCGGCCGTCGACCTGGAGGACATCCCCGCCGACTACGACCCGGCCGCCCGCTGGGAGCTGGGCGTACCGGAGAGCGTCGCGCTGGTCGGCACGATCGGTCGGATCGACCGGCAGAAGGCACCGCTGGACTTCGTCAGAATGGCGGCGGCGGTGCACGCCGAGCACCCCGACACCGCGTTCGTGATGGTCGGCGGCGGCCCGCTGGAGGACGACGTGCGGGGGCTGGCGGCCGAACTGGGCGTGCCGGTGCAGCTCGTCGGGTATCGTCCGGACGCCGCGAGACTGGTCGCGGGTCTGGACGTCTTCGTCGTCGCCTCGCTCTACGAAGGACTGGGTCGAGCCCTGACCGAGGCGCTGGCCGCGGCCCGTCCGGTCGCGGCCACCTGTGTCAACGGCATCCCCGACCTGGTGGAGCCCGGCGCCACCGGCCTGCTCTCGGCGCCGGGCGACCCCGCCGCGCTGGCCCGCGCGGTCGGCTGGCTCCTCGACCACCCCGAGCAGGCGAGCGCGATGGGCCGCCAGGGCCGCGCCCGGGTCCGCGCGACCTTCGACCCGGCGGCCATGTGCGCGGCCATCGACCACTGCTACCGCCACCTGCTCGGCCTACCGACGGTGTCCCCGGACAGGCCCTAA